GTACTAAAATAATTTCAGTTAAAttcaacataaaataaaattgcatcATCAGTTAAAAACATGTACTTTTCAAGATATTATTTATTTCTAATGAATTACatacaattatttatttttttaaagactcTTATTTAACACGCCTATTATTACAGATTCTCAGGGTCACGTCAGGCGAGTTGGTCGCCCCCCTGTGTGGACGACATCCTGCTAAAGACCTCAAAGGCTGGGGTCGTGTCCTCAAAAGCTTTGGCTCAGGGACAGTCTCCCgattccaaaaacaaaaaacacaaccccgtaaaaaaaaaaaatctttggcgCCTGAATGGATGCCATGTGATGGTGCCGGACAGGACATGGGGGAAGTCAATTATGGCGGCCGAATGTGCAATCTTTGATCAAGCGTTGAGTAATTCGAGAAACGAATTCCACGACAAAGCGAACAAATGGCTCGCATAACTTCAGCGCTTATGCCAAACCAAACAGCACGTCAGTGAGTTATGTGTTTGGTGCACCAAGAAGGCGGAGAAAGAGGGGAGGCGAGGTGAGCCGAGGACAGGATATGAAAAGGAGAGAGTGCACTAAAGGACAGGACTATGGCAAGACAAAGAAAGCTAGAAGTCTGAAGAGCAAAAGAAAAACCTCCAAGAGGAAGGAAGGGCACGTTTGCTCCGTGGCCGAGGTCCAAGTAGCTGAATAGTATTTTTTAGGCCGGCGAAACGGCGCAGTCAAAAGTTTATTTTCTCTCTAAACGTCAATACAGATAattgataaaataataattttattttgcctTTATTTGTTTAATCCACATGACATCTACTGTAATatgttcattattattattattattaacgtgAGTCGATTAATCGGCAAcgaatcgattatcaaattaatcaataAATTCAACCTCTAAAGGGTAAATGACGattatttttttgcagatttttttacaGACCTGCTACTGAATCATAATCGATTTATGGTTTGAGCAATTTGAACTATGTTGATGTTATTGTGCAGATGCTGTGCATATATGACCGAACGATATCTTTCGCTTTCACCACGGGAACTGAGCAGTCAATCGTTGGAGCGACGCACGATCCCTGAGCCAAGAGAGAATTTGTGGAAAGGTCTCAAGGGGTAAGCACAGGAAGAATCAGAAAAAGCTGATCGAGATCCAATGGGCATGTGTCAGCACATCGGTTTCCAATCGACAACTTGGACGACGATTTTACGGCTGAATCGTTTGTCCAAACTAGCTGGTACACAAAACAACGGGTTGAAGTGGCGCAACAAGCGGAAACACGTCTTTTGCTTCCGAAAACTAGGACACGGCGAGCAGAAGTGTGCGTTCATCGTATGAGTCACGCTTTGAAAACACCTGCTGCTCACAGCTGGAAAAGAACTACACGTCCATGAATCACACAGGTGGAGGACATAAATTCATACCTGACTCGCTGTTATCCGAAACCACACAACCCAACCTTAAAATTCCTGGAAAGTCTAAACAAAGCTTATGCACATTTCAAATACCACAAAAAGGAACCCAGTCccccgttttttttcttcacatgccTCCACTTACGGGGTAGATAACGCTTGCGTAACGTCAACTCGCAAACAAAATGTACTGGCCGGATTCAGTGATGCATGGGGAGCAAAAGGTCACATGCACAAAAGCGATCTCCAAAAGCAAAATAATGACGGCGGTCCTGTCGCAACAGCTGCAATGtggggaagggggaaaaaaacaaaaaaaagcaccgACACAAATAACACGGTGAGGTAAGGCTTCATCGAGTGCACCCTGCAAAACTAAAAgtccccaacacacacaaagactcAAGTCAACAAGCTGCAAGTCTATCGATTCTTCAAGGCTATCTTCTTGATGTTTTGAACTTAGCACACAAAACAACATCCAGCACTTCACTTTCTGTTTGACAAGATGACGTCGCAGGGTGCGTTTCGAGGAACACCGAGTGAGCAAAGCGCTACGACAACAAAGTGGCGGGTCACATCACGCACGCACCACTTAAGCAAGTCCGGGATTTCTTAAACCAACTGCGTGTGTGTCCTTGCATGATCCCGGCATGCCAGAAGAACACGTACTTGTAATCACTCAACAGGCTCATAAAAACACGAATGACTTCCGCTGAACTGAAcgcaaacaaatttttttttttctcgtcgcCGCGAATGACAACCTGCAATTTGTGTTGCCAGATTGAAATGGACAAGTCAAGACTGAGATGCGGTGCATTAAGGTAAACTGGGAAATTTCCAAACTAACAAAGCAAAGATCTGAAATGTCGTTTCATCCGAGGTCAGGCCCCGGGTAGATTTGAATCCACTGCCACGTGGTTCCCTTTAAACTAATGATTGACTTTCAAGTCGTTTATTAACTTCATAAACTTCAACAATAGGCTGCCGTATGGACGCTGTGTCCTGTATTTATCGCTCCACTAAAGTTAAGAAGACATAATAACGCAATAAAATGATTCGGGGCTACTTCAAAGTAAGTCTTGTGATAGATATAAACCgtccactttattaggtacacccgtAGCGTCTTCCGAAATATCGAAGCAAAAAACAACGATGTTATGCCTGTTGCTCCGTCACAGGGATTCACTCCAAAATGTCAACGGTCTGAGTGTGCGTCAGCCAAGCTGGAACTTTCCTTGCGATAACATCTCGGATTGCGCACGGCTCTCCCCTCGCATCCCAAATCCGCCCCGGTGCATCCCTGTCAGGTGCTGCTGTGAGAGTCATAAACACTCCCGTGTTACTCGACATCCTCTGTTTGAACCCTCTCGTGAGGTGGCCTtcgttcccaaaaaaaaaactacaaagagAATACGTGAGTGagacccaaagcaagattcacgGTTAAGAGAATTGGGACATTTCCAAATTCCCACGAGGGAAAACGAACTGGAACGTCACCTGAGGTCAAACCCTGACGCCACTCAACAAACGCCGCTAACGAAGCGAGCCCCAAATCGATTAGAGGAACACGCAGCCAAGAGGAcggggtgtggggggggtcgCGCGATTCGAGGTGATGCATACCCATACGGGAGTGCGTGATGGTTGCCTAGCAACTACAAACCCACTCAAACGTTGCCTGGCGAGCAGACGGGCCATGAATAGGCACAAGTTGCAGACTTGACTCACCCGGGTATCATCGCAGTAGAACTCGATGACATCCAAAACACACAcgttatgtgcgtgtgtgtacacgCCGCCTTCAACACATGTAGTAGTTCTTGACAATCCAGTCTAATGGTTTGAGCCGGGCCGCTGTCACACTGTGCTTTGCTGCAGGCTCTTTCCAGCCTGCTTTTACTATTCTGGGATGTCCTCACATGAACCCATGCAGGTCTCCTGCCAGCATCTAATGAAAGAAAGCTTCCAACAGTTTTATCTTgggggggaaaataaaaaattaagccGACTGTTCGTTCACAAAGATCCGCTCGTCCAATTGACTCGTGAGGGAAATAAAAGTGACGACGCGGCAGCAAACGGGAGGTTTATGGAAAAACGATAAATTTTTACAAGGAAATTTTTTTGGGTTTCAATCAAAAATGATTTACTACTTACTCACAAAGGGAATATATTGACTATGTGAGACATATAAAAGACTCAACATGTTATATATATTTGATTTGTGAGTGCATTTAAATGTCTacgagtgcatgtgtgtgtgtgctcgggCCTCAAGCAAACATAATGTGCTTGGGAAACTTATTCATAAGGCGactattcttaaaaaaaaaaaaaaaagcaacattccTCACGTCCCCAAGAAAGAGTGTCCTGCAGGTGGCGCTATACAAGAAAGCTTCCATTTTCATCTGGTAAACAGTTTGCTGCTCTCTTGGCCGAGGTCAACAATTGAAAACACGTTAATTGTCGCTATTACCCAATAATGAAAAACATGAAAACAATGGGAGATATCCTTTTTGGTATTTCGTTGAAAAgatcttatgtttttttttccgccgACTTTGTATATGATTGAGTGGCTGTATCAAACATACACGTGGGCAATTGTGCTCATTTTTACGCCCGGGCGGCATTCCTTGACAAGCGTTTCATCGAAAACACACTCTGCTTCCATCTGCTCGGCGGAGGAGGCGAACGATGACGCATATGCCTCACATGTGGCTGGCGAAGGAGGGAACGAGCAAGGAAAGGAGTGGGAGAGGAGACCATGATGATGAGCGTGATGATGTCaccaaaaaaaaggaggggaggGCCGGGGTGAGTGGGTTTTAATGGGGTCTGGCCAGGCAAGGCTAAGAACGTATCGGAACTATACGTTACATGGCATTGTTAATATTTCAATATGTTTTAATAATGCAATATTACAAAAAACAGCAGCTAATATACGGAATTGAATATTctggtaaacaaaaaaaaatagaatcaaTGTATTTGATTTAATCTAAAAATATAATCTAGCCTCATATAGTTAATGAGAATTTTTTTGCACAGTTGtttacaaataattaaattgtccagctaaaaatatcaaatatagtaattttttgtttcatttcattggGAATCAATTGAATATGACTAAATAAATCTAGTACATTTCTTTTCTATTTGAATTTCATTTGCAAGTCAAGCTGGCAATGACCCTTTTTCCCCGATTAAAtgtcttaaaaataaaacaaaatggaaacAAGATGTTTGAGCACACTTGCTGTTTCTTAATGAGAGCTCCAAACAGTGAATGAATCGCCCACACGATGTCATCTTGCTTGCACTAACTCACCCACCTTCACTTGTGTGTATGGGTCCAGCGCCGTCTAGCGTTGACAAACGTCCCTACACTTGCTTCAGGAGCTCCCAGCTGGTGTTGACGtcaaagtttgtttttttttccttcttcaccATCCACTGGGGAAAGAGAACAGAATGTAATGAATATGCATTTAAAAGGGTGTGTTATTAAGGTGATTACAATATGCGTAAGAGCGCGCGCGCGGGCGCGTATGTGTGCGCAAACTAGTGCAAACGAGGTGAGAGGAGGTAATCCCCCACCATGTGAGTGGGCGGAGATGACTTAAACGGTGAAGGCCATATAAAAGGAGAGCGCGCGCACGTCGGGAGAGTTCCGTTCCAAATGTGTGGAGGCGACTGACGGCCGCCTTGGATCTTGGATCCGTCTAGTCCGTTCCTCGTCGCGCACCATGCACGACTCCGGCGGGGTGCAACTGGCGCGAGCTCTGAGGCACGCCGCCCTCTTTCTGCTGCTGGTGCCTCGCTTTCTAGCCGCGGCCGTGACACTGTGGCTCTTGGACTTCTTGTGCATTCGCCGCAAGGTGCTACTCCAGATGGGCGCACGGCCGCACAGCGCCGACGACCCGCCGTTGTGCGTGTCCGACTCCAACCGCATGTTCACGCTGGAGTCGCTGCGAGCCGTGTGGTACGGCCAAAAGCTGGACCTGCTCAAGTCGGCGCGGCTGGGACGCGCGGCGCCCAACACGGAGGTGGTGTTGGTGCCCGAGCGGCGCCCGGTGCGCATCCTGGACTGCGTGCGCGGCACTCGGCCGCTGGTGCTTAACTTCGGCAGCTGCTCCTGACCGCCCTTCATGACGCGCCTGGCCGCCTTCCAGCGCGTCGTCAGCCAATACGGCGACATCGCCGATTTCGTGGTGGTCTACATTGAGGAGGCGCACCCGGCTGACGGCTGGGTGAGCTCGGACGCCCCCTACCAGATCCTCAAACACCGCTGCCTAGAGGACCGGCTGAGCGCCGCGCGCCTGATGCTGGCACGGGTGCCCGGCAGCAGCGTGGTGGTGGACAACATGGACAACTCATCCAACGCCGCCTACGGAGCCTACTTCGAGAGACTCTACATCGTGCGTGACCAGAGGGTGGTCTACCAGGGTGGCCGGGGCCCGGAGGGCTACCGGATCTCGGAGCTCAGGAAGTGGCTGGAACAGTACCGGAGGGACATGAGTGCGTGTCCGGTGCTGCAAGCCTAACCCAGGAGCAGCCTTGTTtatgttcttttctttttttaaaactttttgtttgcctgcacacacacacggagtgtTTTCATATACGTCTCGATGTGTGTGATTACTCCTTGAAATCAGGGGTTCTCAAACATTCTGGGTGCGGGGGACCCCTCCCCAATAAACTGCCATGCGTATCCCTCAAGGAACACCATTACAACTGCTGCAATTTTGAAAAGATGGACCAACCCATCATTTGGGCCAAGTTGACCCAACTAacgtgcatttaaaaaaatacaactgcttTCATACAATTATTCAAAGAAAACAGATTATCGTGACAGGACCAGTCTGCATAAATGGTATTTTTCAAAGTAGTCTAAAAATGATCCCAAAgtcacatataaaaaaaatgaatttcccAGTACAATATTTTTATGCAACCCTAATACCCCTTTTATTCCCTGAAGGAAAACTTTACGAGCTAAGAAAATAGAACTgttgttgaattaaaaaaaaaaaaaagcttttttgttCTACAAATAAATGACATTCTTGTGGAATACGCAAATTTCCAAAGAAGACAAGTTCTGTTCTCCAGAAAAGTCCGGTTTCAAGTCTTACGTCACTATCAAAACACTTAATTAGCCCCAAGCCTGGGAAGGGAGTAATGGGTTtactatgtttttgttttttttatactatCACTAGTTGTTTGatacaattttgttttctttgattccaacttattttgcagtcCCTCCAAGCTACAGCTGGCAAACCACCAGAGGGTCCAGGAACCCCAGTTTGAGAACCTATAAAACGCCTATTATCGATTGGTTGGGTTCCAGGTGGCACGCTGGGGTGTCTGCGTGAAGTTCAGTTCTTCAACGGCCCAGCCACAGAACCGACACTGATGTTTGTGACACCCCAGTGGGCAGGCGGGTGTGCGGCTGCCCCCGTGGGCACCGGGGGATGACGATGGTGCAATATGACGTGATGTCACGCCGATGTGTAATTAACctatttttttgtataaaataaataaatgacaataTCATTTTCCTGACTACCTCATTCATGATACCTAATTGAAGGCGCCTGCATTAAAACATGGATGACCGATCGTGTAAGATATTTGTTGAACATTTCCAAGATGCAAACAAAATGCAATGCACACCGCGGATCATGTGACACATGCACGGACGGGAGGGTTAGTGATTACCGAGCTCTGATTCACCCTGGTCCCGAGAGGTTCACTTTTCTCGCCTCCATCCTGGATAATTCTCAGATGCCCTGTTGTCACTTGTCTTGTCGGGGCTGAGCAaggaacaaacacaaaaaaaaaaaaaaacagcagacaCAAAAATCAAACGATTGGTAAAATCTGGCTGACCAAAGCGCAAACAGATTTGATAAGCGAGATTGTTTACGGTTATATTTAAAGCGCCGCTAATTTATATCGACTCAGTTTTGCTTCAATGCTGTGAAGTGAAAAGTAGACTCAATCGGTttcgggtaaaaaaaaaaaaaaatgcttggtaagtcaattcatgtttgtgttcaTAGAATGTAAATAAATGCACAATTCCAGACGCTAGCAGTTCAATGCACACAATTCAAAGTCTATTTTTAAAGATCACTATTTCGGGTTGACCTTTGAGGTGTTGAGGGGCGCTCCGCTCAGTAACCTGTTGTAAGTTCACCCTGAGTGTGTTTGGacttgtttataaaaaaaaaaattgttccaTAAATCCATAAACATGGGTGGAAAATTAACAAAATGGAGGGTAAACAAAAGACTGAAGGTTGCTGTTTAATTAGCTTTCGGGCAACTGCacaaagagaggaaaaaaaaaaaaacattgtgtcaCATTGATGGGAGAGTGTAATTTTGCATGAATAGTTCACATGCtcgtttaaaaatatataaacaatGTTGCGTGTGTTTCACATGATTAGTGTGTCCACTGGAAATAAGATAAGATAAATGTTTGGACACACGCGACGACTTTCACAAGATAGCCAAAGAAGAATCTTGTGTGtttgcaaaacaacaaaatatatttgtgttAGCATATTCTTCAAAATTCATTTTGATTGAATTTGCGCCGCTATTATTTCAACCCAAGCGGCTAAAAGTGGAGCAGAAAAGTTTGCGCAATGCAACGATTTTATTTCCGGATTTAAAAACCCAAATGTGCCTCGGGTCAGGATGACCCATGACCGCTTCTGTTGTATGAAATGAACAAATGTAACCTGAGGGGGGGGGTTAATTCATAATAAATGGGAAAGAGTGCTGTGCGTGTGCACATAATGCATACAATGATAAAGTGAGTCATAGAAAcatcacattaaaaaaataaaaataaaaaaataaaaaaggggctCAGATGCTGCCGTGACAATTCTCCACAGCGGCAAATTACGAGTTTACGACCTCTTGACTCCAAACTTCAAACACTACCAAAATAAAGCGAAAACTGGATGAAACATTCACGGCTCTATGCACGGGCGTGAGAAAAGGAGGTGCAAATTGCACGGATCACCTCAGCGTGGCATCTGTGTcccggttgccatggcgacctgGTTGCCATGAGATCCATTTTATCTGGAGAGttgtgtcagctgctggtgcagATGTCACCGGGCACGGCTTCTCAATAACAACACTGTGGAAAGCAAACAGTGGACACATTAgatggacaaaagaaaaaattaagCATTTAGGGTaccacctttttgttttt
This genomic stretch from Syngnathus scovelli strain Florida chromosome 20, RoL_Ssco_1.2, whole genome shotgun sequence harbors:
- the LOC125990375 gene encoding thyroxine 5-deiodinase-like, producing MHDSGGVQLARALRHAALFLLLVPRFLAAAVTLWLLDFLCIRRKVLLQMGARPHSADDPPLCVSDSNRMFTLESLRAVWYGQKLDLLKSARLGRAAPNTEVVLVPERRPVRILDCVRGTRPLVLNFGSCSUPPFMTRLAAFQRVVSQYGDIADFVVVYIEEAHPADGWVSSDAPYQILKHRCLEDRLSAARLMLARVPGSSVVVDNMDNSSNAAYGAYFERLYIVRDQRVVYQGGRGPEGYRISELRKWLEQYRRDMSACPVLQA